Proteins encoded within one genomic window of Triticum aestivum cultivar Chinese Spring chromosome 2D, IWGSC CS RefSeq v2.1, whole genome shotgun sequence:
- the LOC123048433 gene encoding cation-chloride cotransporter 2 isoform X2, which produces MGSRGAPGGAAVAADDDDDDDDEGPVPQASQQRYRAVEPHDSAVVAADDDEEEEEEEGPVPEASQQRYRPVEPHDRAVVQMAPLDPGPSADASAAPRPINPGRNRSMDPRMRVASSNAHRTSSARQSDSKLELFGFDSLVNILGLKSMAEEPAQTPASPTDSEDIGITIGRPQETDPKLGTLMGVFVPCLQNILGIIYYIRFTWIVGMGGIWQSLVLVALCGACTFLTAISLSAIATNGAMKGGGPYYLIGRALGPEVGVSIGLCFFLGNAVAGAMYVLGAVETFLDAVPSAGFFQEKVTVVDSTANGGSGITISTPSLHDLQIYGVIVTILLCFIVFGGVKIINKVAPAFLMPVLFSILCIYIGVLSAPGPNSPKGITGLSTTTLVDNWSADYQPTNDAGVPDPNGHIYWDFNALLGLFFPAVTGIMAGSNRSASLKDTQSSIPIGTLYATLLTTMMYLLSVFLFGALATRQELLTDRLLTATVAWPAPAVIHIGIILSTLGAALQSLTGAPRLLVAIANDDILPVLNCFKAYEGSEPHVATLFTSFICISCVVIGNLDLITPTITMFFLLCYAGVNLSCFLLDLLDAPSWRPRWKLHHWSLSLIGALLCIVIMFMISWAFTVVSLALASLIYYYVSLKGKAGDWGDGFKSAYFQLALRSLRSLGANQVHPKNWYPIPLIFCRPWGRLPEDVPCHPKLADFANFMKKKGRGMSIFVSIIDVDYHESAEDAKAVCRQLSAYIDDKRCEGVAEIIVAPSMSDGFRSIVQTMGLGNLKPNIVVMRYPEIWRSENLTQIPSTFVGIINDCITANKAVVTVKGLDEWPNEYQRQYGTIDLYWIVRDGGLMLLLSQLLLTKDSFEDCKIQVFCIAEEDTEAEELKADIKKFLYDLRMRAEVIVVTMKSFEAHADGSSRIDDTQEAYTSAQNRIKVYLSEMKETAEREGRPLMEGGKQVVVNEQKVDKFLNTMLKLNATILRHSRMAVVVLVSLPAPPLNQPAYCYMEYMDLLVENVPRMLMVRGYRRDVVTLFT; this is translated from the exons ATGGGGAGCAGGGGAGCCCCAGggggcgccgccgtcgccgcggacgacgacgacgacgacgacgacgagggccCGGTGCCGCAGGCGTCGCAGCAGAGGTACCGCGCCGTGGAGCCGCACGACAGCGCCGTCGTCGCcgcggacgacgacgaggaggaggaggaggaggagggcccggTGCCGGAGGCGTCGCAGCAGAGGTACCGCCCTGTGGAGCCGCACGACCGCGCCGTCGTCCAGATGGCGCCCCTCGACCCCGGCCCCTCCGCCGACGCCTCCGCGGCGCCCAG GCCCATCAACCCTGGTAGGAACAGAAGTATGGATCCAAGGATGCGAGTGGCTTCTTCCAACGCGCACCGCACATCTAGTGCGCGTCAAAGTGATTCAAAGCTCGAGCTCTTCGGTTTCGACTCGTTGGTCAATATTTTGGGGCTTAAGAG TATGGCAGAAGAACCAGCTCAGACACCTGCTAGTCCTACGGATAGTGAGGATATCGGTATTACCATCGGACGCCCTCAG GAAACCGACCCTAAACTCGGTACCCTGATGGGTGTCTTTGTGCCGTGCTTGCAGAATATCTTGGGAATAATATATTATATACGTTTCACATG GATCGTCGGTATGGGAGGCATATGGCAGTCCCTTGTTTTAGTTGCATTATGTGGCGCATGCACATTTTTAACTGCAATATCATTAAGCGCGATTGCAACAAATGGGGCAATGAAG GGTGGTGGACCATACTATCTAATTGGCCGTGCACTAGGTCCAGAAGTTGGAGTTAGTATTGGATTATGCTTCTTCCTTGGAAATGCAGTTGCTGGAGCTAT GTATGTGCTGGGAGCTGTAGAAACCTTTTTGGATGCTGTTCCTTCTGCTGGATTTTTTCAAG AGAAGGTTACAGTGGTCGATAGTACAGCAAATGGAGGCAGTGGAATAACTATATCAACACCCAGCTTGCATGACCTCCAGATCTATGGTGTCATTGTGACCATACTGTTGTGTTTTATTGTGTTTGGTGGTGTCAAAATTATCAACAAGGTCGCCCCTGCATtcttaatgccagtcctcttcTCAATACTCTGCATTTACATTGGTGTCTTGAGTGCTCCAGGGCCCAACTCTCCAA AGGGAATCACTGGATTAAGTACGACTACACTAGTTGACAACTGGAGTGCAGATTACCAACCTACAAACGATGCTGGAGTTCCTGATCCAAATGGGCATATATATTGGGATTTTAA CGCATTGTTAGGTCTCTTTTTCCCAGCTGTTACAGGAATCATGGCTGGTTCGAACCGCTCTGCTTCACTTAAAGACACACAAAGTTCAATACCAATTGGAACATTATATGCTACCCTTTTAACTACTATGATGTATCTACTGTCTGTGTTTCTGTTCGGAGCCTTGGCTACAAGACAAGAGCTTCTAACTGACAG GCTCCTAACAGCTACAGTCGCTTGGCCTGCCCCAGCAGTAATTCACATTGGCATCATCTTGTCTACTTTAGGTGCAGCGCTGCAGAGTCTAACAGGGGCTCCAAGGTTACTTGTGGCAATAGCGAATGATGACATTCTTCCTGTTCTTAATTGTTTCAAGGCTTATGAAGGATCTGAGCCACACGTGGCAACTCTATTCACAAGCTTCATCTGTATTAGTTGTGTTGTGATTGGGAACTTGGATCTAATTACACCCACTATCACTATGTTTTTCCTTCTGTGCTATGCCGGTGTGAACCTTTCCTGCTTTCTGCTTGACCTCCTCGATGCTCCAAGTTGGCGTCCTCGATGGAAGCTTCACCATTGGAGCCTTTCTCTCATCGGTGCATTGCTTTGCATTG TTATCATGTTTATGATCTCTTGGGCTTTTACTGTGGTCTCTCTTGCCCTTGCAAGCCTTATCTACTACTATGTCAGCTTAAAAGGAAAGGCTGGAGACTGGGGAGATGGATTTAAGAGTGCCTACTTTCAACTAGCTCTGCGAAGTCTTCGATCACTGGGAG CAAACCAAGTTCATCCAAAAAATTGGTACCCTATTCCTCTCATATTCTGCCGCCCTTGGGGCAGACTTCCAGAAGATGTCCCATGCCACCCAAAGCTTGCAGATTTCGCTAATTTCATGAAGAAAAAGGGACGTGGCATGTCGATATTCGTCTCTATAATTGATGTTGACTATCATGAGTCTGCTGAGGATGCAAAGGCAGTCTGCAGGCAACTAAGCGCTTATATTGACGACAAGCGCTGTGAGGGTGTTGCGGAGATCATCGTGGCACCCTCGATGTCCGATGGTTTTCGCAGCATTGTTCAGACAATGGGCCTGGGAAACTTGAAGCCAAACATCGTCGTCATGCGCTACCCTGAAATCTGGCGCAGCGAGAACCTGACACAAATACCATCGACATTTGTCGGCATCATAAACGATTGCATTACTGCTAACAAGGCCGTTGTCACAGTGAAGGGGCTTGATGAGTGGCCCAACGAGTACCAGAGACAGTACGGGACCATCGACCTATACTGGATCGTGAGAGATGGAGGGCTGATGCTTCTGCTGTCTCAGCTCCTACTGACCAAGGACAGTTTCGAGGACTGTAAGATCCAGGTCTTCTGCATCGCCGAAGAAGACACCGAGGCCGAGGAGCTAAAGGCTGACATCAAGAAGTTCCTGTATGATCTCAGGATGCGAGCAGAGGTTATTGTCGTCACCATGAAATCCTTTGAAGCGCATGCGGACGGCAGTTCCAGGATTGATGACACTCAAGAAGCTTACACAAGCGCACAGAACAGAATCAAGGTATACCTTTCAGAGATGAAGGAGACCGCGGAGAGAGAAGGGCGGCCCCTGATGGAGGGCGGCAAGCAGGTCGTGGTTAATGAGCAGAAGGTGGACAAGTTCCTCAACACCATGCTGAAGCTGAACGCTACCATCCTCAGGCACTCCAGGATGGCCGTCGTGGTGCTGGTGAGCCTCCCGGCGCCGCCGCTGAACCAGCCCGCCTACTGCTACATGGAATACATGGATCTGCTCGTCGAGAACGTGCCACGGATGTTGATGGTTAGGGGATACAGAAGAGATGTTGTCACACTTTTCACATGA
- the LOC123048433 gene encoding cation-chloride cotransporter 2 isoform X1 — MGSRGAPGGAAVAADDDDDDDDEGPVPQASQQRYRAVEPHDSAVVAADDDEEEEEEEGPVPEASQQRYRPVEPHDRAVVQMAPLDPGPSADASAAPRPINPGRNRSMDPRMRVASSNAHRTSSARQSDSKLELFGFDSLVNILGLKSMAEEPAQTPASPTDSEDIGITIGRPQETDPKLGTLMGVFVPCLQNILGIIYYIRFTWIVGMGGIWQSLVLVALCGACTFLTAISLSAIATNGAMKGGGPYYLIGRALGPEVGVSIGLCFFLGNAVAGAICRYVLGAVETFLDAVPSAGFFQEKVTVVDSTANGGSGITISTPSLHDLQIYGVIVTILLCFIVFGGVKIINKVAPAFLMPVLFSILCIYIGVLSAPGPNSPKGITGLSTTTLVDNWSADYQPTNDAGVPDPNGHIYWDFNALLGLFFPAVTGIMAGSNRSASLKDTQSSIPIGTLYATLLTTMMYLLSVFLFGALATRQELLTDRLLTATVAWPAPAVIHIGIILSTLGAALQSLTGAPRLLVAIANDDILPVLNCFKAYEGSEPHVATLFTSFICISCVVIGNLDLITPTITMFFLLCYAGVNLSCFLLDLLDAPSWRPRWKLHHWSLSLIGALLCIVIMFMISWAFTVVSLALASLIYYYVSLKGKAGDWGDGFKSAYFQLALRSLRSLGANQVHPKNWYPIPLIFCRPWGRLPEDVPCHPKLADFANFMKKKGRGMSIFVSIIDVDYHESAEDAKAVCRQLSAYIDDKRCEGVAEIIVAPSMSDGFRSIVQTMGLGNLKPNIVVMRYPEIWRSENLTQIPSTFVGIINDCITANKAVVTVKGLDEWPNEYQRQYGTIDLYWIVRDGGLMLLLSQLLLTKDSFEDCKIQVFCIAEEDTEAEELKADIKKFLYDLRMRAEVIVVTMKSFEAHADGSSRIDDTQEAYTSAQNRIKVYLSEMKETAEREGRPLMEGGKQVVVNEQKVDKFLNTMLKLNATILRHSRMAVVVLVSLPAPPLNQPAYCYMEYMDLLVENVPRMLMVRGYRRDVVTLFT, encoded by the exons ATGGGGAGCAGGGGAGCCCCAGggggcgccgccgtcgccgcggacgacgacgacgacgacgacgacgagggccCGGTGCCGCAGGCGTCGCAGCAGAGGTACCGCGCCGTGGAGCCGCACGACAGCGCCGTCGTCGCcgcggacgacgacgaggaggaggaggaggaggagggcccggTGCCGGAGGCGTCGCAGCAGAGGTACCGCCCTGTGGAGCCGCACGACCGCGCCGTCGTCCAGATGGCGCCCCTCGACCCCGGCCCCTCCGCCGACGCCTCCGCGGCGCCCAG GCCCATCAACCCTGGTAGGAACAGAAGTATGGATCCAAGGATGCGAGTGGCTTCTTCCAACGCGCACCGCACATCTAGTGCGCGTCAAAGTGATTCAAAGCTCGAGCTCTTCGGTTTCGACTCGTTGGTCAATATTTTGGGGCTTAAGAG TATGGCAGAAGAACCAGCTCAGACACCTGCTAGTCCTACGGATAGTGAGGATATCGGTATTACCATCGGACGCCCTCAG GAAACCGACCCTAAACTCGGTACCCTGATGGGTGTCTTTGTGCCGTGCTTGCAGAATATCTTGGGAATAATATATTATATACGTTTCACATG GATCGTCGGTATGGGAGGCATATGGCAGTCCCTTGTTTTAGTTGCATTATGTGGCGCATGCACATTTTTAACTGCAATATCATTAAGCGCGATTGCAACAAATGGGGCAATGAAG GGTGGTGGACCATACTATCTAATTGGCCGTGCACTAGGTCCAGAAGTTGGAGTTAGTATTGGATTATGCTTCTTCCTTGGAAATGCAGTTGCTGGAGCTAT TTGCAGGTATGTGCTGGGAGCTGTAGAAACCTTTTTGGATGCTGTTCCTTCTGCTGGATTTTTTCAAG AGAAGGTTACAGTGGTCGATAGTACAGCAAATGGAGGCAGTGGAATAACTATATCAACACCCAGCTTGCATGACCTCCAGATCTATGGTGTCATTGTGACCATACTGTTGTGTTTTATTGTGTTTGGTGGTGTCAAAATTATCAACAAGGTCGCCCCTGCATtcttaatgccagtcctcttcTCAATACTCTGCATTTACATTGGTGTCTTGAGTGCTCCAGGGCCCAACTCTCCAA AGGGAATCACTGGATTAAGTACGACTACACTAGTTGACAACTGGAGTGCAGATTACCAACCTACAAACGATGCTGGAGTTCCTGATCCAAATGGGCATATATATTGGGATTTTAA CGCATTGTTAGGTCTCTTTTTCCCAGCTGTTACAGGAATCATGGCTGGTTCGAACCGCTCTGCTTCACTTAAAGACACACAAAGTTCAATACCAATTGGAACATTATATGCTACCCTTTTAACTACTATGATGTATCTACTGTCTGTGTTTCTGTTCGGAGCCTTGGCTACAAGACAAGAGCTTCTAACTGACAG GCTCCTAACAGCTACAGTCGCTTGGCCTGCCCCAGCAGTAATTCACATTGGCATCATCTTGTCTACTTTAGGTGCAGCGCTGCAGAGTCTAACAGGGGCTCCAAGGTTACTTGTGGCAATAGCGAATGATGACATTCTTCCTGTTCTTAATTGTTTCAAGGCTTATGAAGGATCTGAGCCACACGTGGCAACTCTATTCACAAGCTTCATCTGTATTAGTTGTGTTGTGATTGGGAACTTGGATCTAATTACACCCACTATCACTATGTTTTTCCTTCTGTGCTATGCCGGTGTGAACCTTTCCTGCTTTCTGCTTGACCTCCTCGATGCTCCAAGTTGGCGTCCTCGATGGAAGCTTCACCATTGGAGCCTTTCTCTCATCGGTGCATTGCTTTGCATTG TTATCATGTTTATGATCTCTTGGGCTTTTACTGTGGTCTCTCTTGCCCTTGCAAGCCTTATCTACTACTATGTCAGCTTAAAAGGAAAGGCTGGAGACTGGGGAGATGGATTTAAGAGTGCCTACTTTCAACTAGCTCTGCGAAGTCTTCGATCACTGGGAG CAAACCAAGTTCATCCAAAAAATTGGTACCCTATTCCTCTCATATTCTGCCGCCCTTGGGGCAGACTTCCAGAAGATGTCCCATGCCACCCAAAGCTTGCAGATTTCGCTAATTTCATGAAGAAAAAGGGACGTGGCATGTCGATATTCGTCTCTATAATTGATGTTGACTATCATGAGTCTGCTGAGGATGCAAAGGCAGTCTGCAGGCAACTAAGCGCTTATATTGACGACAAGCGCTGTGAGGGTGTTGCGGAGATCATCGTGGCACCCTCGATGTCCGATGGTTTTCGCAGCATTGTTCAGACAATGGGCCTGGGAAACTTGAAGCCAAACATCGTCGTCATGCGCTACCCTGAAATCTGGCGCAGCGAGAACCTGACACAAATACCATCGACATTTGTCGGCATCATAAACGATTGCATTACTGCTAACAAGGCCGTTGTCACAGTGAAGGGGCTTGATGAGTGGCCCAACGAGTACCAGAGACAGTACGGGACCATCGACCTATACTGGATCGTGAGAGATGGAGGGCTGATGCTTCTGCTGTCTCAGCTCCTACTGACCAAGGACAGTTTCGAGGACTGTAAGATCCAGGTCTTCTGCATCGCCGAAGAAGACACCGAGGCCGAGGAGCTAAAGGCTGACATCAAGAAGTTCCTGTATGATCTCAGGATGCGAGCAGAGGTTATTGTCGTCACCATGAAATCCTTTGAAGCGCATGCGGACGGCAGTTCCAGGATTGATGACACTCAAGAAGCTTACACAAGCGCACAGAACAGAATCAAGGTATACCTTTCAGAGATGAAGGAGACCGCGGAGAGAGAAGGGCGGCCCCTGATGGAGGGCGGCAAGCAGGTCGTGGTTAATGAGCAGAAGGTGGACAAGTTCCTCAACACCATGCTGAAGCTGAACGCTACCATCCTCAGGCACTCCAGGATGGCCGTCGTGGTGCTGGTGAGCCTCCCGGCGCCGCCGCTGAACCAGCCCGCCTACTGCTACATGGAATACATGGATCTGCTCGTCGAGAACGTGCCACGGATGTTGATGGTTAGGGGATACAGAAGAGATGTTGTCACACTTTTCACATGA
- the LOC123048434 gene encoding non-specific lipid-transfer protein C6-like: MVHHPLLFVYTRDILYTTHILSTAAATTSSTSAASVPVEPQPKECRTPLMGLMPCKDFLTSSTAPEPTNQGKCCDGLRSLVQDAPICLCRILEGTDLDKLMSATVDRDKFIRTMIICDSRPGEFGSCEGPVPPMRAAPTPKAAP; encoded by the exons ATGGTGCATCATCCCTTGCTTTTCGTTTATACCAGAGATATTTTGTATACCACCCATATTCTGTCCacggccgccgccaccacctcctcgaccTCCGCCGCCTCCGTCCCCGTCGAACCACAGCCGAAGGAGTGCCGGACGCCGCTGATGGGGCTGATGCCATGCAAGGATTTCCTCACCAGCAGCACCGCACCCGAGCCTACGAACCAGGGCAAGTGCTGCGACGGCCTCAGGTCGCTCGTCCAAGATGCTCCCATCTGCCTCTGCCGCATACTGGAGGGCACCGATCTCGACAAGCTCATGTCGGCGACCGTGGATAGAGATAAATTCATTCGTACGATGATCATCTGCGACTCAAGGCCCGGTGAATTTGGTTCCTGCGAAG GACCCGTGCCACCAATGAGGGCCGCACCTACCCCTAAAGCTGCTCCTTGA